Proteins from a genomic interval of Streptomyces sp. TLI_235:
- a CDS encoding TetR family transcriptional regulator — translation MARTDSAAPSGTHAGVDPEALWLATERPRRGRPPAHTRAEITATAVAIADAEGLAAVTMRAVAARLGAGTMSLYSYVPNKETLLELMIDEVSGDHRLPTAPTGDWRSDLRRIAHEQRTIMRRHPWLPAALPARQTLGPNTLVVLDHVLAVMTPTGLDAQARLETFSLLTGFVASHVSYELAQERAIEEAGRTPGEILDAQTRYLRAAVARGDHAHLAQALAAPGGDQNPQAVFDRLLDRVINGIALESE, via the coding sequence ATGGCCCGCACAGACTCGGCAGCCCCGTCGGGTACCCACGCCGGGGTGGATCCGGAGGCGCTCTGGTTGGCGACCGAACGCCCGCGTCGCGGCAGGCCGCCCGCCCACACTCGTGCCGAGATCACCGCGACCGCCGTCGCCATCGCCGATGCCGAAGGGCTCGCCGCCGTCACCATGCGCGCGGTCGCGGCCCGGCTCGGCGCCGGAACCATGTCCCTGTACAGCTACGTCCCCAACAAGGAGACGCTGCTGGAGCTGATGATCGACGAAGTGAGCGGCGACCACCGGTTGCCGACCGCGCCCACCGGCGACTGGCGCTCAGACCTTCGGCGGATCGCCCATGAGCAACGCACCATCATGCGGCGCCACCCGTGGCTTCCCGCGGCGCTCCCGGCCCGGCAGACCCTCGGCCCGAACACCCTCGTCGTCCTGGACCACGTGCTCGCCGTGATGACCCCCACCGGCTTGGACGCCCAGGCTCGGCTGGAGACCTTCAGCCTCCTCACCGGGTTCGTGGCCAGCCACGTGTCGTACGAACTCGCCCAAGAGCGCGCGATCGAAGAGGCAGGGCGGACCCCCGGCGAGATCCTCGACGCCCAGACTCGCTACCTCCGCGCCGCCGTCGCCAGGGGCGACCATGCCCATCTCGCCCAGGCCCTGGCCGCACCCGGTGGCGACCAGAACCCCCAAGCGGTCTTCGATCGCCTCCTCGACCGCGTGATCAATGGGATCGCGCTGGAGTCCGAGTAG
- a CDS encoding cytochrome P450, translated as MVVTLDQARVNRIFLPETYAEGVPYELFRELRAAAPVCWVEEPAVGNWPAGPGYWAVLRHADVKYVLRTPEVFSSHLGATQIRDPDSVADLEFARTMMLNQDPPDHARLRRIVAGAFTPRVLGELTDAIEDHAGALVDSVRAAGEADFVQVAADLPVRTLAWIMGVPEQDRQLLVDWANRVIGYQDTDLAASSTVDPDRLTDLGRAAVAHRPTTTTAQDGRPVNPRSRAALADMFAYAHGLAEQPRPGSVLARMREAGLSTEEFETSFFLFAVAGNETVRNALPGGLYTLLSHPDQYRLLRQRGSAAIASAVEEILRFWPPVVEFRRTATRDVELAGKRIRRGEKVVVYHASANRDESVFPDPDRFDITRTRNDHVSFGHGPHFCLGAQLARVQMRAMLGRVVTDLPGLDLAPGVAPTRLVSNFQNGLKHLPIRWRQNR; from the coding sequence GTGGTCGTGACCCTCGACCAGGCGCGCGTGAACCGGATCTTCCTTCCCGAGACCTACGCCGAGGGGGTGCCGTACGAGCTCTTCCGGGAGCTGCGGGCGGCCGCACCGGTCTGCTGGGTGGAGGAGCCGGCGGTGGGGAACTGGCCTGCCGGGCCCGGGTACTGGGCGGTGCTGCGACACGCGGACGTCAAGTACGTGCTGCGCACGCCGGAGGTGTTCTCCTCGCACCTGGGAGCGACGCAGATCCGCGACCCCGACTCCGTGGCCGACCTGGAGTTCGCCCGCACGATGATGCTCAACCAGGACCCGCCGGACCACGCCCGGCTGCGGCGGATCGTCGCCGGGGCCTTCACCCCGCGCGTCCTGGGCGAGCTGACGGACGCGATCGAGGATCACGCGGGGGCACTGGTCGACTCCGTCCGTGCGGCGGGCGAGGCGGACTTCGTGCAGGTCGCGGCCGATCTGCCGGTGCGGACGCTGGCCTGGATCATGGGTGTTCCCGAGCAGGATCGCCAGCTGCTGGTCGACTGGGCGAACCGTGTGATCGGCTACCAGGACACCGACTTGGCCGCCTCCAGCACCGTCGACCCGGACCGGCTGACCGACCTCGGCCGGGCGGCCGTCGCCCACCGTCCCACGACCACGACCGCCCAGGACGGCCGACCGGTCAACCCGCGCTCGCGCGCCGCACTCGCCGACATGTTCGCGTACGCGCACGGACTGGCCGAACAACCGCGGCCCGGCTCCGTGCTGGCACGGATGCGGGAGGCCGGGCTGAGCACCGAGGAGTTCGAGACCTCGTTCTTCCTGTTCGCGGTCGCGGGTAATGAGACGGTACGGAACGCCTTGCCCGGGGGCCTGTACACGCTGCTCTCCCATCCCGATCAGTATCGGCTGTTGCGGCAACGGGGATCTGCGGCGATCGCGTCGGCCGTCGAGGAGATCCTGCGCTTCTGGCCCCCGGTCGTGGAGTTCCGGCGAACCGCCACCCGCGACGTCGAACTGGCCGGCAAGCGGATCCGGCGCGGCGAGAAGGTCGTCGTCTACCACGCCTCGGCGAACCGCGACGAAAGCGTGTTCCCGGACCCCGATCGCTTCGACATCACCCGGACCCGGAACGATCATGTCAGCTTCGGCCACGGCCCGCACTTCTGCCTCGGGGCACAACTGGCCCGTGTCCAGATGAGAGCGATGCTCGGGCGGGTCGTCACCGACCTGCCAGGCCTGGACCTGGCCCCCGGCGTCGCACCCACCCGCCTCGTGTCCAACTTCCAGAACGGGCTCAAGCACCTGCCGATCCGTTGGCGGCAGAACCGCTGA
- a CDS encoding PiT family inorganic phosphate transporter: MGRLVTFVHVTGNDAVLVLVVATALGFDFTNGFHDTGNAMATSIVTGALRPRAAVAVSAVLNLVGAFLSTAVAATIASGLVDSGDVTLTVVMAGLAGSILWNLTTWFFGIPSSSSHALIGGVVGATMAAAGASAVKWQGLVAKVIVPAALSPFIAGSVAALGTYLIHRITRDVAEGPRAHGFRLGQVGSACMVSLAHGTNDAQKTMGVITLALIANGTLHAGASAPVWVVTCCAVAIALGTYIGGWRVIRALGKGLVEIEAPQGMAAESASAAVILSSTDFGYSLSTTHVATGSILGTGVGRKGAVVRWHIAHRMVAAWLITLPASAMVGALAYLVANGIGGTAGVVVIFAVLVLASIAFFAASRRPAVTPENVNAAWTGSVVPAPPRDEVSP, from the coding sequence GTGGGGCGGTTGGTTACGTTCGTACACGTGACCGGCAACGACGCGGTCCTGGTGCTGGTGGTCGCGACCGCGCTGGGCTTCGACTTCACCAACGGATTCCACGACACCGGCAACGCCATGGCGACCTCGATCGTCACCGGGGCCCTGCGGCCGCGTGCCGCGGTCGCGGTGTCGGCGGTGCTGAACCTGGTCGGCGCGTTCCTGTCGACCGCGGTCGCCGCGACCATCGCGAGCGGCCTGGTCGACAGTGGCGACGTGACGCTGACCGTGGTCATGGCGGGCCTGGCGGGCAGCATCCTGTGGAACCTGACCACGTGGTTCTTCGGGATCCCGTCCAGTTCCTCGCACGCGCTGATCGGCGGTGTGGTCGGGGCGACCATGGCCGCGGCCGGCGCCTCGGCCGTCAAATGGCAGGGCCTGGTCGCCAAGGTGATCGTGCCCGCCGCCCTGTCGCCGTTCATCGCCGGGTCGGTCGCCGCGCTCGGCACCTACCTCATCCACCGCATCACCCGCGACGTGGCCGAGGGCCCGCGAGCGCACGGCTTCAGACTCGGCCAAGTCGGTTCGGCCTGCATGGTCTCGCTCGCCCACGGAACCAACGACGCGCAGAAGACCATGGGCGTCATCACCCTGGCGCTGATCGCCAATGGCACGCTCCACGCCGGAGCGAGCGCCCCGGTCTGGGTGGTCACCTGCTGCGCGGTGGCGATCGCCCTCGGGACCTACATCGGCGGCTGGCGGGTCATCCGGGCACTCGGCAAGGGCCTGGTGGAGATCGAGGCGCCACAGGGGATGGCCGCCGAATCGGCCTCGGCCGCGGTCATCCTCTCCTCCACCGACTTCGGCTACTCCCTCTCCACCACCCATGTGGCCACCGGCTCGATCCTCGGCACGGGGGTGGGCCGGAAGGGCGCGGTGGTGCGCTGGCACATCGCCCACCGCATGGTGGCGGCCTGGCTGATCACCCTGCCGGCCTCGGCGATGGTCGGCGCCCTGGCCTACTTGGTCGCGAACGGGATCGGGGGCACGGCGGGAGTGGTGGTGATCTTCGCCGTGCTGGTACTGGCTTCGATCGCCTTCTTCGCCGCGTCCCGGCGCCCCGCCGTGACACCGGAGAACGTCAACGCCGCATGGACCGGCTCGGTCGTGCCGGCACCCCCCAGGGACGAGGTCTCGCCGTGA
- a CDS encoding hypothetical protein (manually curated), with amino-acid sequence MRLGHHDPGAEPEDEGIPDLEDGSPGARRAEAPQRMPVPGEAPVAAESFGVTGAEQAAGQSLDERLAAEEPEIDAVGAAGTPDPAGLGPEERAVRTRRVEQVDLLPQG; translated from the coding sequence CTGCGACTCGGTCATCACGACCCGGGGGCCGAACCCGAGGACGAGGGAATCCCCGACCTCGAGGACGGCTCGCCCGGCGCGCGCCGGGCCGAGGCCCCGCAGCGGATGCCGGTGCCCGGCGAGGCGCCCGTGGCGGCGGAGTCCTTCGGCGTGACGGGCGCCGAGCAGGCCGCGGGACAGTCGCTCGACGAACGCCTCGCTGCCGAGGAACCCGAGATCGACGCGGTCGGCGCCGCCGGCACGCCCGACCCCGCCGGACTCGGCCCCGAGGAGCGCGCGGTCCGCACGCGCCGCGTGGAGCAGGTCGACCTGCTGCCACAGGGGTGA
- a CDS encoding polyketide cyclase/dehydrase/lipid transport protein, with translation MSMVQESVEVEVPLHTAYNQWTQFADFPRFMEGVEEVTQIDERHNHWKTKVAGVSREFDTEIVDQLPDEKIAWRTMGGDVQQMGVVTFERLDQDHTMVRLAMDFKPGGVAEKAAEMMGMVDRRVKGDLRRFKSFIEDQGLESGGWRGRITPGSS, from the coding sequence ATGAGCATGGTTCAAGAGTCCGTCGAGGTCGAGGTTCCGCTGCACACCGCGTACAACCAGTGGACGCAGTTCGCGGACTTCCCCCGCTTCATGGAGGGCGTGGAGGAGGTCACCCAGATCGACGAGCGGCACAACCACTGGAAGACCAAGGTCGCCGGGGTGAGCCGCGAGTTCGACACCGAGATCGTCGACCAGTTGCCCGACGAGAAGATCGCCTGGCGCACCATGGGCGGCGACGTCCAGCAGATGGGCGTGGTCACGTTCGAGCGCCTCGACCAGGACCACACGATGGTGCGGCTGGCAATGGACTTCAAGCCGGGCGGCGTCGCCGAGAAGGCCGCCGAGATGATGGGGATGGTCGACCGCCGGGTCAAGGGCGACCTGCGGCGCTTCAAGTCCTTCATCGAGGACCAGGGCCTGGAGAGCGGCGGCTGGCGCGGCCGGATCACCCCCGGCAGCTCCTGA
- a CDS encoding arginine/lysine/ornithine decarboxylase, producing the protein MDQSQAPVLEALAAHRANPPTAFTPPGHKQGRGADPRVLAALGADVFRSDVLAVSGLDDRTSSRRILERAQELMAEAVGAEHTFFSTCGSSLSVKAAMLSVAGPHEELLVGRDAHKSVVAGLILAGIRPVWVDPQWDPDLHLAHPPSADAFDAAFREHPDARGALVTSPTPYGTCADLAAIAETAHRRGRPLIVDEAWGAHLPFHPELPTWAMDAGADVCVTSVHKMGSAFEQSSVFHLQGDLVDPAVLKQRADLLGTTSPSVLVYAALDGWRRQMVQHGRALYDAALGLAADLRTRIDALDGLHVHGREDFCAPGRAADLDPLQLVVDLSELGTTGYLAGDWLRSHHQVDLHVSDHRRISAQLTHADDSTTAHVLVSALTELVTVAPGLPPAGKVHVPDPARLRLEQVLLPRDAFFGAVERVPVEEAAGRITAEMLTPYPPGIPAALPGERLNGDVVAYLRTGVDAGMLVPDAADPRLRSVRVAVEG; encoded by the coding sequence ATGGACCAGTCACAAGCCCCCGTGCTGGAGGCCCTCGCGGCCCACCGCGCGAATCCGCCGACCGCGTTCACCCCGCCGGGCCACAAGCAGGGCCGCGGCGCCGACCCACGGGTCCTGGCGGCCCTCGGCGCGGACGTGTTCCGCTCGGACGTGCTCGCCGTCAGCGGCCTGGACGACCGCACCTCGTCCCGGCGGATCCTCGAACGCGCGCAGGAGCTGATGGCCGAGGCCGTCGGCGCGGAGCACACCTTCTTCTCCACCTGCGGCAGTTCGCTGTCGGTCAAGGCGGCCATGCTCTCGGTCGCCGGCCCGCACGAGGAGCTGCTGGTCGGCCGCGACGCCCACAAGTCCGTCGTGGCCGGACTGATCCTCGCCGGCATCCGCCCGGTCTGGGTGGACCCGCAGTGGGACCCCGACCTGCATCTGGCGCACCCGCCGTCGGCGGACGCCTTCGACGCCGCCTTCCGCGAACACCCCGACGCGCGCGGTGCCCTCGTCACCTCCCCCACCCCGTACGGCACCTGCGCCGACCTCGCCGCGATCGCCGAGACCGCCCACCGACGCGGCCGGCCGCTGATCGTGGACGAGGCGTGGGGCGCCCACCTGCCCTTCCACCCCGAGCTGCCGACCTGGGCCATGGACGCGGGCGCCGACGTCTGCGTGACCTCCGTCCACAAGATGGGCTCCGCCTTCGAGCAGAGTTCGGTCTTCCACCTGCAGGGCGACCTGGTCGATCCGGCCGTGCTGAAGCAGCGCGCCGACCTGCTCGGCACCACCAGCCCCTCCGTCCTGGTGTACGCCGCGCTCGACGGCTGGCGCCGCCAGATGGTCCAGCACGGCCGGGCCCTGTACGACGCCGCCCTCGGCCTGGCCGCCGACCTCCGCACCCGCATCGACGCACTGGACGGCCTGCACGTCCACGGCCGCGAGGACTTCTGCGCGCCCGGCCGCGCCGCCGACCTCGACCCGCTGCAACTCGTCGTCGACCTGTCGGAGCTCGGCACGACCGGCTACCTCGCGGGCGACTGGCTGCGCTCCCACCACCAGGTCGACCTGCACGTGTCCGACCACCGCCGGATCAGCGCCCAGCTGACCCACGCCGACGACAGCACCACGGCCCACGTCCTGGTGTCCGCGCTGACCGAACTCGTCACGGTCGCGCCCGGTCTTCCGCCCGCCGGCAAGGTCCACGTCCCCGACCCGGCCCGGCTGCGCCTGGAGCAGGTGCTCCTCCCCCGCGACGCCTTCTTCGGCGCGGTGGAGCGGGTGCCGGTCGAGGAGGCCGCCGGCCGGATCACCGCCGAGATGCTCACGCCGTACCCTCCCGGCATCCCGGCCGCGCTGCCGGGCGAGCGCCTGAACGGCGACGTGGTGGCCTACCTGCGCACCGGGGTCGACGCCGGGATGCTCGTCCCCGACGCCGCCGACCCCCGGCTGCGGTCGGTGCGGGTCGCCGTCGAGGGCTGA